The DNA segment TGGTTAAAGCTTTACATAGAGCGGGAATAGAAGTGATTTTAGATGTCGTCTTTAATCACACGAATGAAGGCGATCGTCAAGGACCAGTCTTTTCCTTTAAAGGCATCGATAATAGCATTTACTACTATCTCGTCCCTGGAAACGAGAGATATTATGCAGACTATACGGGTTGCGGAAATACTTTGAACTGCAATCATCCCGTCACTCAAAAAATGATTGTAGAATGTTTGCGCTACTGGGTCGAACAGATTCATGTGGATGGCTTTCGCTTTGATGAAGCTTCCGTGTTGTCCCGAGGTGAAGACGGCTTGCCGATGAAATACCCGCCAGTAGTGTGGCAAGTTGAACTGGATGAGACTTTAGCTGATACCAAAGTGATTGCTGAAGCTTGGGATGCTGCTGGACTCTATCAAGTTGGTTATTTTCCAGGATATCGTTGGGTCGAGTGGAATGGACGCTACCGAGACGATATTCGCCGCTTTATTAGAGGAGAACCAGGACTTGTTGGTATGGTAGCTTCGCGGATTGCTGGCAGTGCCGACCTCTATCAATGGCGGGGGCATTTGCCAATTAATAGCATTAATTTCATCACCTGTCACGATGGTTTTACCCTCAACGATCTCGTGTCCTATAACCAAAAGCATAACCAAGCAAATGGGGAAGATAATCGTGATGGTGCAGATGAGAATCTGAGTCGGAATTACGGTGTCGAAGGCGAAACAGGCGATCCAGAGATCGAGGCATTACGAGAACGACAAATTAAGAACTTTGCCACGATTCTGTTGCTTTCTCGAGGCGTTCCGATGATTCTAGCTGGAGACGAAGTTAGACGCACTCAGAAAGGCAACAACAATGCCTACTGCCAAGATAATGAGATTAGCTGGTTTGATTGGGATCTGCTGGAGAAAAACGGTCATCTATTGCGGTTTTGGCAGCTGATGCTTCAGTTCCGCAAGCGTCATCCTACTCTTCAACACCCTGATTATTTTACTGGGAATGAAATTAACGAGCGGGGATTAGCTGATATCTCCTGGCATGGTTGTCAATTATATAGCCCTGGTTGGGACGATCCTAATGCCCGCGCCCTCGCTTTTACCCTGGGAGGTTTTAAGGGAGCGGCAGATTTGCATGTCACGATCAATATGTACCAAGAAACACTCGATTTTGAAATCCCTCCGCTTCGAGATAGGAGGTGGTACGCAGCAGTAGACACAGCTCGAGCTTCTCCCCTAGATATTGCCAAACCAGGTCAAGAAAGCGCCCTCGAAGATAGTATTTATCCCGTTACAGGACGCAGTATTAGTATTTTTATTTCTAGATAGCTGCTTTACACGGCAAAGCCAGCAGCATTAGCTACTTTTTATTATTTTTACTCGAATTAGGAGAGCCTTGCCATGATGTACGTTGAATAAGATGGAAACTCTGCGGAGGTTGTCGATCTAAGAGTAATGAGGGTGTTTGAATTTTTTTTAGCTTAAGTACTCTTGACCCTACAGTTTACTTGAGAGTTTATACTTAAAGCAATTCGCTTCATAGAAGGAGTTTAATTATGATTGTGACTGAGAAATCAAAAACTGATGTTCAGTGGTATCTGAAGGGCGAGTGGTTTGACGTATGTAGTTGCAAACTACCTTGTCCATGTACATTTGCACGGGAACCAACTTATGGCGATTGCTTGTTTACCCTAGTGTGGCAAATACATCAAGGTCAATATGGCGATGTCAGACTTGATAATTTGAATGTAGTTGCAATTGGTGAAGTTGAGGGAAATCAGTGGGTAGAGGATCTCGTTCCCTCCATGAAACTGTTGTTTTACATTGACGAACGGGCTAACGATTCTCAGCGCCAGGCTCTCGAACAGCTATTTACCGGTCAAGCTGGAGGTTGGCCAGGTGAATTTAGCAAACTGTTTAGCGATATTCGCGGGATTTCATACGTACCGATTGAAGTTGTAATTGCTGAAGACCTGAGCTATTGGCGGGCTGAGATTCCAGGCAAGGTAGTAGCAGCGGTTGAAGCTCTTACCGGTCCTACAGCAGACCCGAATCAACGGGTGCAGTTATTCAATCCCCCTGGTTCGGAAACAGGACCAGGACAGATTGCAACCTGGGGCGTTGTCAAGGAGAGTTCCGCTTCTGGTTTTGATTATTCCCATCCTTTTGAAGGGCAGTCGAGCAAACATATTCCCTTTGATTGGAAAATGCCGTCATAGTTTTG comes from the Myxosarcina sp. GI1 genome and includes:
- the glgX gene encoding glycogen debranching protein GlgX — its product is MTTGKPKIHYKTEKGRSHPLGAIPDRNGVNFSIFSEHATSVELLLFSRHDDPEPIQTIELDCKINKTFHFWHVYVRGLKSGAFYAYRIDGPKNIQAGYHFDPQKVLIDPYARGNVKTLWNRADACVPGDNVATSLRSAVIDTSDYDWEGDRPLNRAMGETIIYEMHVRGFTKSPTSGVKRPGTFAGLIEKIPYLQELGITAVELLPIFEFNDTEFWSVNGKSLTNYWGYSPMCFFAPHSHCCTEPEAGCHVREFRDMVKALHRAGIEVILDVVFNHTNEGDRQGPVFSFKGIDNSIYYYLVPGNERYYADYTGCGNTLNCNHPVTQKMIVECLRYWVEQIHVDGFRFDEASVLSRGEDGLPMKYPPVVWQVELDETLADTKVIAEAWDAAGLYQVGYFPGYRWVEWNGRYRDDIRRFIRGEPGLVGMVASRIAGSADLYQWRGHLPINSINFITCHDGFTLNDLVSYNQKHNQANGEDNRDGADENLSRNYGVEGETGDPEIEALRERQIKNFATILLLSRGVPMILAGDEVRRTQKGNNNAYCQDNEISWFDWDLLEKNGHLLRFWQLMLQFRKRHPTLQHPDYFTGNEINERGLADISWHGCQLYSPGWDDPNARALAFTLGGFKGAADLHVTINMYQETLDFEIPPLRDRRWYAAVDTARASPLDIAKPGQESALEDSIYPVTGRSISIFISR
- a CDS encoding DUF1326 domain-containing protein, with product MIVTEKSKTDVQWYLKGEWFDVCSCKLPCPCTFAREPTYGDCLFTLVWQIHQGQYGDVRLDNLNVVAIGEVEGNQWVEDLVPSMKLLFYIDERANDSQRQALEQLFTGQAGGWPGEFSKLFSDIRGISYVPIEVVIAEDLSYWRAEIPGKVVAAVEALTGPTADPNQRVQLFNPPGSETGPGQIATWGVVKESSASGFDYSHPFEGQSSKHIPFDWKMPS